One window of Candidatus Nitrospira kreftii genomic DNA carries:
- a CDS encoding hypothetical protein (conserved protein of unknown function), whose protein sequence is MNTLRANTPLFDRYGRVQALCAVFWIRRSLLVLTLVVVTVCFSNTVNHAAYETGELPEVASGDPYESGYVIPGLSFRVFVDRGMEGAVGGILDQTLAHAALRTTIDTFSYLNQHRQGYPRFDEAVGKGLIERVIIQPSVRNHEGKSFPFLVVRTVKPGRVRLLISASSIKEGGYLDAADRFAPVLAREFQWVVSKAETGAKTKAVSIERDLRHAKTRTDGDIRSLSSEERVRLLQQLFETYLRTIDDQRSLDGQPYYEAGSTVLVAPSQPDSTTKFYDIRVREALQTIVKEPVFLERTPLAVMSLLNGAIWNVTFVNIAQRDWATRTRVLPADKAVMVGQPGKLIQPAAILINLHRAAATDDLFYADTKQLPMGALSTDQLALVIAKEIHHNIVEKSQTGHVAQDALSAPE, encoded by the coding sequence ATGAATACGTTAAGAGCGAACACTCCGTTGTTCGATCGGTATGGCAGAGTACAGGCACTATGCGCTGTCTTTTGGATCCGCCGAAGTCTGCTGGTCCTGACGCTTGTTGTTGTGACGGTGTGTTTCTCAAACACCGTTAACCATGCTGCTTATGAAACCGGAGAACTGCCTGAAGTGGCGAGCGGTGATCCTTACGAATCGGGCTATGTGATCCCGGGGCTCTCGTTTCGGGTGTTTGTTGATAGAGGAATGGAAGGTGCGGTTGGTGGAATTCTTGATCAGACGCTGGCCCACGCCGCTCTTCGGACAACGATCGATACATTCTCCTACTTAAATCAGCACCGGCAAGGTTATCCACGGTTCGATGAAGCGGTGGGTAAGGGACTGATCGAACGCGTCATCATTCAACCGAGCGTACGCAATCACGAGGGAAAGAGTTTCCCATTTCTGGTCGTGCGGACGGTGAAACCTGGTCGAGTCAGGTTGCTGATCAGTGCCTCATCGATCAAAGAGGGTGGATACCTCGATGCAGCTGACCGATTTGCGCCGGTGTTGGCGCGAGAGTTCCAATGGGTGGTCAGTAAAGCGGAGACCGGTGCAAAGACGAAGGCGGTTTCTATCGAACGAGATCTCCGACATGCCAAAACTCGAACCGACGGGGACATTCGATCGCTCTCCAGCGAGGAGCGCGTGCGGTTGCTCCAACAGCTCTTCGAGACCTATCTACGGACGATCGATGATCAACGGAGTTTGGATGGGCAGCCGTACTACGAAGCCGGTAGTACAGTCCTCGTTGCGCCGAGTCAACCGGATTCCACGACGAAGTTTTACGATATTCGGGTTCGGGAAGCCTTGCAGACAATCGTGAAAGAGCCGGTATTTCTGGAGCGTACCCCGCTTGCTGTGATGAGCCTTCTGAACGGGGCGATCTGGAATGTGACATTCGTGAACATTGCGCAGCGGGATTGGGCGACAAGGACCAGAGTGTTACCGGCAGATAAGGCGGTGATGGTCGGGCAGCCGGGAAAACTGATCCAACCAGCGGCAATTCTGATCAACCTCCATCGTGCAGCAGCCACCGACGATCTTTTTTATGCCGATACGAAGCAGCTGCCCATGGGTGCACTATCCACCGACCAGCTGGCCCTCGTCATTGCTAAGGAGATCCACCACAATATCGTTGAGAAATCACAGACCGGTCACGTCGCGCAAGACGCTCTCTCGGCACCAGAATAG
- a CDS encoding hypothetical protein (conserved protein of unknown function), producing MSLLLLRGRHDICYHLDNRGEILSFPAPQGYVGKTFLAGGISILCAFSALAQQEFSPSSVERGVLLVASPSLGDPNFEQTVLLIIEHGKGGTVGLVLNRPTNVLLSDVLSDLPVLKTTSHRLFAGGPVGRTQMALLFRLKEHYPDARRIVDGIYLGTPRVLERIIAHPKPSEYFRAFAGFAGWAPGQLDHEMLQGAWGSLPADTFNIFDKDPTTLWPECVSRLQALRTISHE from the coding sequence ATGAGCCTGTTGCTTTTACGAGGAAGACACGATATCTGTTACCACTTGGATAATAGAGGTGAAATTCTGTCTTTTCCTGCTCCCCAGGGCTACGTTGGAAAAACTTTCCTCGCCGGAGGCATAAGTATCTTGTGTGCCTTCTCAGCTCTGGCTCAGCAAGAATTTTCGCCATCGTCAGTTGAACGAGGCGTGCTGTTAGTCGCAAGCCCTTCTCTGGGTGATCCAAACTTTGAACAAACGGTCCTGCTCATTATCGAACATGGAAAGGGCGGCACAGTTGGTCTCGTTCTCAATCGACCCACGAACGTCCTGCTATCCGACGTGTTATCGGATCTTCCCGTGCTGAAGACAACGAGCCATCGCTTGTTTGCTGGAGGGCCGGTCGGGCGAACGCAGATGGCTTTACTATTCAGGCTGAAAGAACACTATCCCGATGCTCGGCGGATCGTTGATGGCATCTATCTTGGAACGCCCAGAGTCCTGGAACGTATCATCGCCCACCCCAAGCCGTCTGAATACTTCCGTGCATTTGCCGGCTTTGCCGGATGGGCGCCGGGGCAACTCGACCATGAAATGCTTCAAGGAGCGTGGGGTAGCTTACCGGCGGATACATTCAATATTTTCGATAAGGATCCTACCACCCTGTGGCCGGAGTGTGTCAGCCGTCTTCAAGCCCTCAGAACTATTTCCCATGAGTGA